Proteins encoded in a region of the Canis lupus familiaris isolate Mischka breed German Shepherd chromosome 1, alternate assembly UU_Cfam_GSD_1.0, whole genome shotgun sequence genome:
- the ZNF526 gene encoding zinc finger protein 526 yields the protein MAEVAAEVAELPTQMSPGAVEMAIPMLGEMTEMSTEVTEMTPGEALASSLFFQHHQFMCSECGSLYNTLEEVLSHQEQHVPNVTEDEALATQDPGLEPELLAGSDDGPFQCGECSQLILSPSELLAHQDAHLRESASQIQYQCGDCQELFPSPELWVAHRKAQHLSAAAAEPPGPPPLPPPTPPPPPPAPPEVKMEPYECPECSTLCATPEEFLEHQGTHFDSLEKEEQNGLEEEEEEEEEEDDEEETEEEEEAVAEVGDDATGGDRATAGPAQGCGDCPQHRTSAEARRRHRRASRGPTSTAHPFHCNQCQRSFSSANRLLAHGRAHVGGTHECTTCSKVFKKAASLEQHLRLHRGEARYLCVDCGRGFGTELTLVAHRRAHTANPLHRCRCGKTFSNMTKFLYHRRTHAGKSGAPPVAASSSSSSASPAPTMPAPPPPPPAPPAQLPCPQCPKSFASASRLSRHRRAVHGPPERRHRCGVCGKGFKKLVHVRNHLRTHTGERPFQCHSCGKTFASLANLSRHQLTHTGVRPYQCLDCGKRFTQSSNLQQHRRLHLRPVAFARAPRLPITGLYNKSPYYCGTCGRWFHALAGLRLHQRVHARARAVTLPPPRSPPPAPPPPPEPQQTIMCTELGETIAIIETSQPLALEDTLQLCQAALGASEASGLLQLDTAFV from the coding sequence ATGGCAGAGGTAGCGGCTGAGGTGGCTGAGCTTCCAACACAGATGTCACCAGGGGCAGTAGAGATGGCAATACCAATGTTAGGGGAGATGACAGAGATGTCAACAGAGGTGACAGAGATGACCCCTGGGGAGGCCCTGGCCTCATCCCTTTTCTTTCAGCATCACCAGTTCATGTGCTCTGAGTGTGGCAGCCTTTACAATACACTGGAGGAAGTCCTGTCACACCAGGAGCAGCATGTGCCCAATGTCACCGAGGACGAGGCTCTGGCCACCCAGGATCCAGGCTTGGAGCCAGAACTCCTGGCAGGGTCTGACGATGGGCCCTTCCAGTGTGGGGAGTGCAGCCAGCTCATCCTGTCCCCCAGTGAGCTCCTGGCCCACCAGGACGCCCACCTCCGGGAGTCTGCAAGCCAGATCCAGTACCAGTGTGGGGACTGCCAGGAGCTCTTCCCCTCGCCTGAGCTATGGGTGGCTCATCGCAAGGCCCAGCACCTTTCTGCTgcagcagctgagccacccgggccacccccgctgcccccaccaacgccaccacctccacctcctgctccccctgAAGTGAAGATGGAGCCCTATGAGTGTCCTGAGTGCTCGACTCTCTGTGCCACTCCTGAGGAGTTCTTGGAGCATCAGGGCACCCACTTTGACTCCCTAGAGAAAGAGGAGCAGAATggtctggaggaggaggaggaagaggaagaggaggaagacgatgaggaagagacagaggaggaagaggaggcggTGGCGGAGGTTGGCGATGATGCCACAGGAGGCGACAGGGCCACAGCTGGTCCGGCCCAGGGCTGTGGGGATTGTCCCCAGCACCGGACTTCAGCAGAGGCCCGCCGGCGGCACCGACGGGCATCCCGGGGCCCCACATCGACAGCCCACCCCTTCCACTGCAACCAGTGCCAGCGCAGCTTTAGCTCGGCAAACCGGCTGCTGGCACACGGGCGGGCCCATGTCGGCGGCACACACGAATGTACCACGTGCTCCAAGGTGTTCAAGAAGGCGGCCTCCCTGGAGCAGCACCTGCGGCTGCACCGCGGGGAAGCCCGCTACCTGTGTGTGGACTGTGGCCGCGGCTTCGGCACGGAGCTCACATTGGTGGCTCACCGGCGGGCACACACTGCCAACCCCTTGCACCGCTGCCGTTGTGGCAAGACATTCAGCAACATGACCAAGTTTCTCTACCACCGACGCACACATGCGGGCAAGAGCGGGGCGCCCCCTGTGgcggcctcctcttcctcctcctcagcttcCCCGGCACCCACCATGCCCGCACCTCCCCcgccaccccctgcaccccccgcccaGCTGCCCTGCCCACAGTGCCCCAAGTCATTTGCCTCGGCTTCCCGGCTCTCCCGGCACCGGCGCGCGGTCCACGGACCCCCCGAGCGGCGGCACCGCTGCGGCGTCTGCGGCAAGGGCTTCAAGAAGCTGGTCCATGTGCGCAACCACCTGCGGACGCACACGGGCGAGAGGCCCTTCCAGTGCCACTCGTGTGGCAAGACCTTTGCTTCCCTGGCCAACCTCAGCCGCCACCAGCTGACACATACGGGTGTACGGCCCTACCAGTGCTTGGACTGCGGCAAGCGCTTCACACAGAGCTCCAACCTGCAGCAGCATCGGAGGCTGCACCTGCGGCCCGTGGCCTTTGCAcgcgccccccgcctccccatcACTGGCCTGTACAACAAGAGCCCCTACTACTGCGGGACATGCGGCCGCTGGTTCCATGCCCTGGCCGGCCTGCGACTGCACCAGCGGGTCCATGCCCGAGCCAGGGCCGTGACCCTGCCGCCGCCCCGAtcgccacccccagccccgcccccaccccctgagCCTCAGCAGACCATCATGTGCACCGAGCTTGGGGAGACCATCGCCATCATCGAGACGTCCCAGCCACTGGCACTTGAGGACACGCTGCAGCTGTGCCAGGCTGCGCTGGGGGCCAGTGAGGCGAGCGGGCTGTTGCAGTTGGACACGGCCTTTGTGTGA
- the DEDD2 gene encoding DNA-binding death effector domain-containing protein 2, protein MALSGLTPAPSWEEDECLDYYGMLSLHRMFEVVGGQLTECELELLAFLLDEAPGAAGGLARARSGLELLLELERRGQCDESNLRLLGQLLRVLARHDLLPHLARKRRRPVSPERYNYGTSSGSSSKRTEGSRRRRRQSSGTSEVQQGQWETGSPPTKRQRRSRGRPSGGARRRRRGAPTTPQQQQQEPARPVSEGKVTCDIRLRVRAEYCEHGPALEQGVASRRPQALARQLDVFGQATAVLRSRDLGSVVCDIKFSELSYLDAFWGDYLSGALLQALRGVFLTEALREAVGREAVRLLVSVDEADYEAGRRRLLLMEEEGGRRPTEAS, encoded by the exons ATGGCGCTGTCCGGGTTGACCCCGGCCCCGAGCTGGGAGGAGGATGAATGCCTGGACTACTACGGGATGCTGTCGCTTCACCGTATGTTCGAGGTGGTGGGCGGGCAGCTGACCGAGTGCGAGCTGGAGCTTCTGGCCTTCCTGCTCGACGAGGCCCCCGGCGCGGCCGGCGGTCTGGCCCGCGCCCGAAGCggcctggagctgctgctggaGCTGGAGCGCCGCGGACAGTGCGACGAGAGCAACCTTCGCCTGCTGGGGCAACTCCTGCGCGTCCTGGCGCGCCACGACCTGCTGCCGCACCTGGCGCGCAAGAGGCGCCGGCCAG tgTCTCCAGAACGCTACAACTATGGCACCTCCTCTGGCTCTTCTTCTAAAAGGACTGAAGGTAGCCGTCGTCGCCGTCGCCAGTCCAGTGGTACCTCAGAGGTTCAGCAGGGTCAGTGGGAGACAG gctccccaccgaCCAAGCGGCAGCGGCGGAGTCGGGGCCGGCCCAGTGGTGGTGCCAGACGGCGGCGGAGAGGGGCCCCGACCAcccctcagcagcagcagcaagagcCAGCCAGACCTGTCTCAGAAGGCAAAGTGACCTGTG ACATCCGGCTCAGGGTGCGAGCAGAGTACTGTGAGCACGGGCCTGCCTTGGAGCAGGGCGTGGCATCCCGGCGGCCCCAGGCGCTGGCACGGCAGCTGGACGTGTTTGGGCAGGCCACCGCAGTGCTGCGCTCACGAGACCTGGGCTCCGTGGTTTGCGACATCAAGTTCTCAGAGCTCTCCTATCTGGACGCCTTCTGGGGCGACTACCTGAGTGGTGCCCTGCTGCAGGCCCTGCGGGGCGTGTTCCTGACTGAGGCCCTTCGTGAGGCCGTGGGCCGGGAGGCTGTCCGCCTGCTGGTCAGTGTGGACGAGGCCGACTATGAGGCCGGCCGGCGCCGCCTGCTgctgatggaggaggaggggggacgGCGCCCGACTGAGGCCTCCTGA